A window of Punica granatum isolate Tunisia-2019 chromosome 8, ASM765513v2, whole genome shotgun sequence genomic DNA:
ATCGTAAATAATTGCCAACACATTAAAATGATTTTGCAGTTATGTACTTATGATGTTGAAAATGATTCTACGTCCAATCCAAAAAATTGAAGTTCCAAAGTTACCTACAACATACATATTTGCATGCTCATATTAAAAGAGCTTCTCGAAACTAATGGGCGACGACCGATCCAAACGTTAGCGACCATTTACATTGAATGCCAACTACCGGGAGTAAGAGCCAAATCAAATCTTGCAGAGATTTGGCCCGATAGATTACACCAAGAGCACTGATTGCTAGCTGGCGACCGATATCCTTGGTGCAAAGAGAGCGGACTACGACTTCTAAGAGATCTTCACTATGCTCTCTCATCGATTACTGTGCACCACCGGAATTCCCCGGCCCTATACCATTCCTGCTGCCGATTATTGACTTGAGAGCAGCAGCCAACACAGATTGGAAACTCGGGTCTGCGGTGATTGCCTTGGTTGCTGCCGCTATAGTGTCAGGTAATGCTATGTTTGACGAAGATGAGCTGTTCTTTTGCAAGTATGACTGATAAATACTACCAACCTTGTTGTCTTCCTGGCTCTTGTTGATGTAACCACTGCTTGTGGCATAACTGGGAAGTCCGCTGCCACCAGTATTGATGCCCCAAGATGTGATTGGTAATGCGCTTGGGATTGAATCCGAGGAGCCAAAGCTTAGAGTGCTTGTTGAGGAGAAAGGTCTACTTGATGATAATATTGGAGGGTAGGTACTGTATGTGGAAGGGTTAAACCTAGTGAACAGGTgcgaggaagaagatgaagatgggTTCGAAGAGGTGAGATCAAGAGTGACGGTCGGGCAAGAGCTCAAGGATGAGGCAGTGGGCAAGTAGAACGGCGATCTGATGGCACCACCAGGTCTCAAGGTTTCTGGCGAAAGATGATAGTTCATTCCGTGGAGATTAGTGGCAGTCGATGGGCCCTGACCTGGATTAGAGCTCGAAGATGAGGAGCCGGAGAGAAGCATTTGGGCAGCAGCCGAGGTGGTGGAAGCCATGGCAGTGGCAGACATGGGAAGTGGGTGGTTGTGTGTTCCTTCATACGTTGTTGTCAAAATCGACATGTCTTCTGCGCATCTTTGCACCTGAAATATTTTCCGATATGAATCCAAGTACACACCAATTAATATATGTTGAAAAACGAAGATATAGTAATCGTAAGTAATTTCTTTATTATCTCTTACCTGCTTCCTCACGGGACAagacggtccaaccgtgcaTCGATAGTATGCGCGAGGACATGGATTGCCTTTTGCAATCTTTTGGCCATACTTTCTCCATTGACATCCATCATTCATCTGTAAAAGCGTCATTTAAATCTTATAAGCCAGAGTATGTCTTATTGCTATATATCTTCGGACCCCAAGTGCGATGAAGTATTGAATTTTAATCATATAGATGCTAACCGTTGGGGCATCACATCGAGCTCGGACAGAAACCCTAGCTTTCTTCACAGGATTATTATTGTCTTGCTGGGAAACTTCATTGTCTCCACTCCTCATTGTCTTCGGAGCTTTACTTGGTGGCCAAGTCTGCCCAGGCTCCTCCTCCCTCTGTTCTTCAAAGCTGTTCGTAGGGCTCAAGTTGGTGGGCAAAGTAGATTCGATGGTACCTGGCTTCTCCACTTCGAACTTGCACTCCAGCCCAAGCTTCAACTcttgatcttcttcttctagcTGAAACTTCTCCTTATCAACATTGCCTTTTTTTGGACTTGACGATAATGGCTTGTCGATTTTCTCTTGTTCCTTCTTTGAGTCGCTGCTCGAGGGCGCTCTTCCAAGGCTCAGCGACACAAGTTCAGATTCTCGACCAGTTCCTTGATCATCAATGTCTTTATGTTTTCTGATTGCATCAACCGATGGCTTATGATCTCCTTGCTTGGCGACGTCGAGGAATTGCATC
This region includes:
- the LOC116187287 gene encoding WRKY transcription factor 72A-like — protein: MEAVTNDIGRSGPRADEEDHRHHHPEVASNNDQEKRLNGKSGHHLNGHDDRGVLGDNNISAKEKDQLESARAEMGQVREENLRLKQYLDQIMRDYNNLQMQFLDVAKQGDHKPSVDAIRKHKDIDDQGTGRESELVSLSLGRAPSSSDSKKEQEKIDKPLSSSPKKGNVDKEKFQLEEEDQELKLGLECKFEVEKPGTIESTLPTNLSPTNSFEEQREEEPGQTWPPSKAPKTMRSGDNEVSQQDNNNPVKKARVSVRARCDAPTMNDGCQWRKYGQKIAKGNPCPRAYYRCTVGPSCPVRKQVQRCAEDMSILTTTYEGTHNHPLPMSATAMASTTSAAAQMLLSGSSSSSSNPGQGPSTATNLHGMNYHLSPETLRPGGAIRSPFYLPTASSLSSCPTVTLDLTSSNPSSSSSSHLFTRFNPSTYSTYPPILSSSRPFSSTSTLSFGSSDSIPSALPITSWGINTGGSGLPSYATSSGYINKSQEDNKVGSIYQSYLQKNSSSSSNIALPDTIAAATKAITADPSFQSVLAAALKSIIGSRNGIGPGNSGGAQ